In a single window of the Xiphophorus couchianus chromosome 10, X_couchianus-1.0, whole genome shotgun sequence genome:
- the gdf10b gene encoding growth/differentiation factor 10 encodes MATWLFHIWSLLVILAPGGAHLARQVARTRPEVDERVSAQESASRDAVSVNMFKLHERYSEEPRSHAAGNTVRSFKAVPRVLHGKELLQFNLSSIQNSEIILSASFHFLNKRPRHYQRPWHLRKPRHLAIGVRHLPSSQLLFYGSSSNSGFAIPLGNISLMSLKKGSWQTRDVTTVVRQARDVNELVITVEVDVGFQAARIQQRGPLSHEHLSPANQPYILVYADDQAIDEPNSVALSLQRYGPFPVGDDAAASTSASRIRRELQLQIETNDIPEVHFNTLKNHELWQNTYFPDKAKAEVTNGRKHGQVSSEAMRKPQVLNFDERTMKKARRRQWSEPRVCSRRYLRVDFADIGWSEWVLAPKSFDAYYCAGTCGFPIPKLAHPSNHATIQSIVRAVGIVPGIPEPCCVPDKMNSLSVLFLDPDRNMVLKVYPGMSVDTCGCR; translated from the exons ATGGCGACTTGGCTTTTTCACATCTGGAGTTTGTTGGTGATCCTCGCGCCCGGCGGGGCTCACCTCGCGCGTCAAGTTGCCCGCACGCGGCCGGAGGTGGATGAGCGCGTCTCTGCTCAGGAGAGCGCGAGCCGGGACGCGGTCTCCGTCAACATGTTCAAGCTGCACGAGAGGTACAGCGAGGAGCCGCGGAGCCACGCGGCGGGAAACACCGTGAGGAGCTTCAAAGCTGTCCCGA GAGTTTTGCACGGCAAAGAGTTGCTCCAGTTCAATCTGTCTTCAATTCAAAACTCAGAGATCATCCTTTCGGCCTCTTTTCACTTCCTTAACAAGCGGCCCCGTCACTATCAGAGGCCATGGCATTTGAGAAAGCCTCGCCACCTAGCCATTGGAGTCCGGCATTTGCCCTCCTCGCAGCTCCTCTTCTATGGATCTTCCTCAAATTCGGGTTTTGCAATACCTCTTGGAAACATTAGTCTCATGTCGCTAAAGAAAGGCTCTTGGCAAACCAGAGATGTGACCACAGTGGTGAGACAGGCTAGGGATGTCAATGAGCTTGTGATCACTGTGGAGGTTGATGTGGGGTTTCAGGCAGCAAGGATTCAACAGAGAGGCCCACTCAGCCATGAGCATCTGTCTCCGGCCAACCAGCCGTACATTCTGGTGTATGCTGACGATCAAGCTATAGACGAGCCAAACAGTGTCGCCTTGTCACTTCAGAGGTACGGGCCTTTTCCTGTCGGGGATGATGCAGCCGCCTCCACTTCGGCTTCAAGGATCCGGAGAGAGCTACAACTCCAGATTGAAACCAATGACATCCCAGAGGTTCATTTCAACACCTTGAAAAACCATGAACTCTGGCAAAACACGTACTTCCCAGATAAAGCAAAAGCTGAAGTCACAAATGGGAGAAAGCACGGGCAGGTGAGCAGTGAGGCCATGAGAAAGCCCcaggttttaaattttgatgAACGGACAATGAAAAAGGCGAGAAGGAGACAATGGAGCGAGCCCAGGGTTTGCTCCAGACGCTACCTCAGAGTAGACTTCGCTGACATTGGCTGGAGTGAATGGGTGTTGGCACCAAAGTCTTTTGATGCCTACTACTGTGCCGGGACATGTGGATTCCCTATACCTAAA TTGGCACATCCCTCTAATCATGCCACCATCCAGAGTATCGTCCGAGCTGTCGGAATCGTCCCAGGGATCCCGGAACCATGTTGCGTTCCAGATAAGATGAATTCCCTCAGTGTCCTCTTCCTGGACCCGGATAGAAACATGGTTCTGAAGGTCTACCCAGGAATGTCCGTGGATACGTGCGGCTGTCGATAG
- the gdf2 gene encoding growth/differentiation factor 2, translating to MKISGTFLLQTCATLVVSIASCTCKPLSNNSQSEDLERLYLELSEDVLENEDKESQMDFLESMKEGFLRQLNLSDVPQEDRKISPSQFMVELYNKYSSNRSAVPQFDVIRSFAVQDVMTIGPKSRFRLQFNVSIPNHEQIITAELQLFFFPHTGSNVTSQSFKTAVKVHEANGDNSTSPSRPLDSACVSASQSTWATFDVTAAIRSGIGSDRGATALDVAVDREDCDGAEEGAGCLNMSASVGDDSAAALIIFSDDFNSRRTERKRELREMALREEDPFLHTGADWDRGRRAPRETPRARRPRRTKRKADGEYCRRTSLRVSFKDIGWNSWIVAPPEYDAFECRGMCSYPLTDESTPSRHAIIQTLLNLRDPKKANMACCVPIKLDPITVMYKENGRITIRYLYEEMKVAECGCR from the exons ATGAAGATATCCGGGACCTTCCTGCTCCAGACGTGCGCGACTCTGGTGGTCTCCATCGCCTCCTGCACCTGCAAGCCTCTCAGTAACAACTCCCAAAGCGAAGATCTGGAGAGGCTCTACTTGGAGCTGTCGGAGGACGTGTTGGAGAATGAAGACAAGGAGTCACAAATGGACTTTTTGGAAAGCATGAAGGAAGGTTTCCTGAGGCAACTCAACCTTTCGGACGTTCCACAGGAGGATCGCAAGATCTCGCCCTCTCAGTTCATGGTGGAGCTGTACAACAAGTACTCCTCAAACCGGTCGGCGGTCCCTCAGTTTGATGTCATACGAAGCTTCGCCGTCCAAG ATGTCATGACAATCGGCCCAAAGTCAAGGTTCCGGCTGCAGTTCAACGTCAGCATCCCGAACCACGAGCAGATCATCACCGCTGAGCTGCAGCTCTTCTTCTTCCCACATACCGGGTCAAATGTCACGTCGCAGAGTTTCAAAACCGCAGTCAAAGTCCACGAAGCGAACGGCGACAACTCCACCTCGCCTTCGCGCCCGCTGGACAGCGCATGCGTGTCGGCCTCGCAGAGCACATGGGCCACGTTCGATGTGACGGCAGCCATTCGGAGCGGGATTGGGTCGGACCGTGGCGCCACAGCGCTCGACGTGGCGGTGGACAGGGAGGACTGCGACGGAGCAGAGGAGGGAGCGGGCTGTCTGAACATGAGCGCGTCTGTCGGGGACGATTCCGCAGCCGCTTTAATAATCTTCTCGGACGACTTTAACAGCAGGAGGacggagagaaagagagagctcAGAGAGATGGCCCTCCGCGAGGAAGACCCTTTCCTTCACACGGGGGCCGACTGGGACAGAGGCCGTCGGGCGCCGCGCGAGACCCCCCGCGCTCGGCGCCCGCGGCGAACAAAACGCAAGGCGGACGGGGAGTACTGCCGCAGAACCTCGCTCAGGGTCAGCTTCAAAGACATCGGCTGGAACAGCTGGATCGTGGCGCCCCCGGAGTACGACGCCTTCGAGTGCCGTGGGATGTGTTCCTACCCGCTGACGGACGAGTCCACCCCGTCGAGGCACGCCATCATCCAGACGCTGCTGAACCTCAGGGACCCCAAGAAGGCCAACATGGCCTGCTGCGTGCCCATAAAACTGGACCCCATAACGGTCATGTACAAGGAGAACGGGCGCATCACTATCAGATACCTTTATGAGGAAATGAAGGTGGCGGAGTGCGGTTGCAGGTAG